The Proteus vulgaris genome has a segment encoding these proteins:
- the vacJ_1 gene encoding VacJ lipoprotein produces the protein MKYRLCGVALSVALLSGCASTPNNGEARSDPLEGFNRQMFDFNYYVLDPYILRPVAVVWRDYVPPPARNGLSNFLGNLEEPASMLNSVLRGDF, from the coding sequence ATGAAGTATCGCCTGTGCGGTGTTGCTCTTTCAGTCGCCTTACTTTCAGGATGTGCAAGTACCCCTAATAATGGGGAGGCGCGCTCTGACCCATTGGAAGGGTTTAACCGCCAGATGTTTGATTTTAACTACTATGTTTTAGACCCATATATCTTACGTCCAGTTGCGGTTGTTTGGCGTGATTATGTGCCCCCTCCAGCAAGAAATGGCTTATCTAATTTTCTTGGTAATCTAGAAGAGCCTGCAAGTATGCTAAATAGTGTATTGCGTGGTGATTTTTGA
- the vacJ_2 gene encoding VacJ lipoprotein, which produces MIFEKGAKHFGRFWINTVFGMGGLIDVAGMSKETMEKEVPMRFGSTLGHYGVGYGPYVVVPGYGSFTVREEGGDWADLTYPMLSYLTFWMSAGKWALEGIETRAQLLDSDAILQNSSDPYLMMREAYFQSNDFKAGTVKENPNAKAIEDDLDSID; this is translated from the coding sequence GTGATTTTTGAAAAGGGAGCAAAACATTTTGGTCGTTTTTGGATCAATACAGTCTTTGGTATGGGTGGCTTAATTGATGTCGCTGGTATGTCCAAAGAAACAATGGAAAAAGAAGTGCCAATGCGATTTGGTAGTACGTTAGGGCATTATGGTGTGGGTTATGGTCCTTATGTGGTTGTCCCTGGCTATGGTAGCTTTACTGTCCGTGAAGAGGGTGGTGACTGGGCTGACTTAACATATCCCATGTTGAGTTATTTAACGTTTTGGATGTCAGCGGGTAAATGGGCATTAGAAGGCATTGAAACACGTGCACAGTTGCTCGATTCCGATGCTATTTTGCAAAACTCCTCTGATCCTTATTTAATGATGCGTGAAGCTTATTTCCAAAGTAATGACTTCAAAGCGGGTACGGTAAAAGAGAATCCTAACGCGAAAGCGATTGAAGATGATTTAGATTCCATTGACTAA
- the fadL gene encoding long-chain fatty acid outer membrane transporter, which produces MNRKNLFTRTALAALVGVISSQAGAAGFQLNEYSTSALGRAFSGEGVIADDASVGSRNPAALTMFDRPEFSVGAIHINPSVDIKGRSPLTGTDTTAKDIAPSALVPNIHFVAPINDKWAIGASGTTNFGLATDFPNDYPAGLIGGKTDLKTMNLNLSAGYRVNNQFSVGLGLNALYADAEITRHVGEAGKVLGNKLPPPLGGYISSLSPSDRFAQLKGDAWGFGWNAGLLYEFDEGNRVSFTYRSKVKVKFKDGEYQSDLRSIPQLEGMGIVGTNGETIKGKLDLNLPEIWEFAAYHRVAPKWAVHYNFAYTSWSAFEELRATRKSDGQQLFKKEEGFRDAWRVALGTTYYHDDNWTFRTGIAFDDSPVPADKRSISIPDQDRFWLSAGATYAFNKDMSVDVGLAYMHGKKVTIKEKLSEDLPLPAYEFESSGKAWLYGMNFNYRF; this is translated from the coding sequence ATGAACCGTAAAAACCTGTTTACTCGCACAGCACTAGCTGCCTTGGTAGGTGTTATCTCCTCTCAAGCAGGCGCTGCCGGTTTTCAGTTAAATGAATATTCTACTTCAGCACTAGGGCGTGCATTTTCAGGGGAAGGCGTTATCGCCGATGACGCAAGCGTAGGTAGCCGTAACCCAGCTGCACTCACGATGTTTGATCGCCCTGAATTCTCTGTTGGTGCTATCCATATTAACCCGAGCGTCGATATTAAAGGTAGATCACCTCTTACTGGTACTGACACTACTGCAAAAGATATCGCCCCAAGTGCATTAGTACCCAATATCCACTTTGTTGCTCCAATTAATGATAAGTGGGCCATTGGCGCATCAGGAACAACAAACTTCGGTTTAGCAACAGATTTTCCGAATGATTATCCTGCTGGTCTTATCGGTGGCAAAACCGATCTGAAAACCATGAACTTAAATCTAAGTGCAGGTTACCGTGTTAATAATCAATTCAGTGTTGGTTTAGGCTTAAATGCCCTTTATGCTGATGCAGAAATTACACGCCATGTTGGTGAAGCGGGTAAAGTTTTAGGAAATAAATTACCACCTCCATTAGGTGGTTATATATCAAGCTTATCGCCAAGTGATCGCTTTGCTCAATTGAAAGGTGATGCATGGGGCTTTGGCTGGAACGCGGGTTTATTATATGAATTTGACGAAGGTAATCGCGTAAGCTTTACTTACCGTTCAAAAGTTAAAGTTAAATTTAAAGACGGTGAATACCAAAGTGACTTACGTTCAATTCCACAACTCGAAGGAATGGGAATTGTAGGTACTAACGGCGAGACCATTAAAGGTAAACTTGACCTTAACTTACCTGAAATTTGGGAATTTGCCGCTTATCACCGCGTTGCACCAAAATGGGCGGTTCACTATAACTTCGCTTATACAAGCTGGAGCGCATTTGAAGAGTTAAGAGCCACACGTAAGAGTGATGGTCAGCAACTATTCAAGAAAGAAGAAGGCTTCCGTGACGCATGGCGTGTTGCGTTAGGTACAACATATTATCACGATGATAACTGGACATTCCGTACAGGTATTGCCTTTGATGATAGCCCAGTTCCTGCTGATAAACGTTCTATCTCCATTCCTGACCAAGACCGTTTCTGGTTAAGTGCAGGTGCAACCTACGCATTTAACAAAGATATGTCTGTGGATGTTGGCTTAGCGTATATGCATGGTAAAAAAGTCACAATCAAAGAGAAATTATCTGAAGATTTACCATTACCGGCTTATGAATTCGAGTCATCTGGTAAAGCATGGTTATACGGTATGAACTTTAACTACCGTTTCTAA
- the yiiS gene encoding Protein of uncharacterised function (DUF406), which produces MADAINRCSAEETAACCCVDVGTIIDNKNCTASYQHVFADKVQAQAMLDQLSAKAQSIASEPCKINQQFADVDGGVQLTVDFTFSCEAENLIFQLGLR; this is translated from the coding sequence ATGGCAGACGCAATTAATCGCTGTAGTGCAGAAGAAACCGCTGCTTGCTGTTGTGTAGATGTGGGTACTATTATTGACAATAAAAATTGCACTGCGTCATATCAGCATGTCTTCGCTGATAAAGTACAAGCGCAAGCAATGTTGGATCAACTCAGTGCAAAAGCACAATCTATCGCTTCAGAGCCTTGTAAAATCAATCAACAATTTGCTGATGTTGATGGTGGTGTTCAACTTACCGTTGATTTTACATTTTCGTGTGAAGCAGAAAATCTGATCTTCCAGTTAGGATTACGTTAA
- the fadI_1 gene encoding 3-ketoacyl-CoA thiolase yields the protein MKSSTNSAMKDRIAIVSGLRLPFAKQATAYRGIPAVELGRSVVQELVTRNEIPPEIIDQLVFGQVVQMPEAPNIAREIVLGAGLSVKTDAYSVTRACATSFQAIANVAESMMAGHVSVGIAGGADSSSVLPIGVSKKLADVLLSLNKAKSLVSA from the coding sequence ATGAAGTCATCAACGAACAGTGCTATGAAAGATCGCATCGCCATTGTCAGCGGGCTACGTTTACCTTTTGCTAAACAAGCGACTGCGTATCGAGGAATACCTGCGGTTGAATTAGGGCGTTCAGTGGTTCAAGAATTAGTGACTCGCAATGAAATTCCTCCTGAAATTATTGATCAACTTGTTTTTGGGCAAGTGGTACAAATGCCAGAAGCACCGAATATAGCTAGAGAAATTGTACTTGGTGCTGGCTTAAGTGTAAAAACAGATGCTTACAGTGTTACAAGAGCGTGCGCAACGAGCTTTCAAGCGATTGCCAATGTCGCTGAGAGCATGATGGCAGGGCATGTCTCTGTCGGTATTGCGGGTGGCGCAGATTCATCATCTGTTTTGCCTATTGGTGTTAGTAAAAAATTAGCGGATGTATTGTTAAGTCTTAATAAAGCAAAATCATTGGTCAGCGCTTAA